The following DNA comes from Methanothermus fervidus DSM 2088.
TTTTATCTTTTTCTAAAAGTTTGTTTATCATTTCAGCCAAAATTTCAACATTTTCTATATCTACACCAGAATCTGGTTCATCTAACATTATAAATTCTGGGTTTTGTGCTAGAAGCTGCAATATTTCAGATCTTTTCATTTCTCCTCCTGAAAATCCTAAATTTACATCTCTACTAAGGAAATCTTTATTAAATTTTAATTTTGTTGCAAATCTATATATTTTTGGATCTAATTTTTCATCTAAAGAACAACCACTTTCTATTTTTAATAAATCAATAAGGCGCACTCCTCTTATTGCTGGTGGATTTTGAAATGCCACTCCTATTCCCATTTTAGCTCGTTCTGTAGTATTTAAATTGGTAATATCTTTGCCTTTAAACAATATTTCTCCTCTAACTACTTTATATTCTGGAAAACCAAGAATTGTTAAAAATAAAGTACTCTTTCCTGCTCCGTTTGGTCCAAGTAAAACATGAGTCTCTCCCTTACCTATATAAAGATCTACACCATTCAATATTCTTTTACCATTGACCTCTACCACAAGATCATTAATTTCGAGAAGCAATTTAGATCCTCCTATAAAATTCATTTAAATTCATCAATCAATACCTTCTCAAATAATTTTAGACATCTTTTTATTCCATGAGCTTGTCTTTCCAAAATTTTTTTGGGTTCTGAAAATCTTAAATCTGCATGAACACCAGAATCTGTTATTATTTCAGATTTATTTGTTACAATTGCTATACCACCTCTACCAACGCCTGCTGTAGTGCCTATCCCTATATCCGCATTAGTGATTCTTTTAATGGATTTAGCCATCTTAAGAGCCATTTTTTTGTCTGATTTTTCATTGTAAACTTTTATATCTCCTAAAACATGGTCAGGTGTCAATGGCTTAATTTTAAGAATTGTTTTTAATCCAGAAATCGTTGGAATAAACAATGCTGCAACTAAAGATATTTTATAGTCTTCTCTCTTTATACTCCAATCATAGTTGAGAGGATATCCTTGTGCAAATGCATGTATTTCCCTGCCAATTTTTCCATGTGTGAAACATTCTGCTGTTGCTACCCTAATCATCTAACTTCTTCCTCAAAAGTTTTAAAATATTGGCTGTAATAACATTTGCAATTCTATCAAGGACATATGGAGTTATTGGTTCCCAATCTTTTATTAATTTACCTGTACCTACAAGAATATGATTTTTCTTAATTCCTTCATTTCTTAAACCTAAAACTATTGGATTCTCTGGAGCATCTTCTATATTGAATACTTTAATTTCTTCTTCCCCAATTCCAAAGACACCCATTGTACTTATTGTATATGCACCTATTTCATGAGCTTTTTTTATGATTTTAGCTGTGATGGGTATGGTATTACCTCCTGCAATAGTAATACACACAACATCTCCATCTATAATTTCTAGATTATCCTTTGACACATAACAAGGCATGGTTTCAATTTTCTTAGAACATGGTAATCTTTTTAGGAATTCTGTTTTATATTCTCCAATTTTACCTCCTAACATCCTAAATATAAAATCTTCTTCAGAAATTTTTTGACCATCTATTGCTTTTATTATTACAGGTCCGCCTCTATGTACTTCTATTAAATTTAAAGCTATTCTAATACCTAACCTACCTAACCCAACAATAGTTACTTTACCTTTTGGATTTTTAAGTTTTTCAAGCTCTGAAATATTCATAATATGTCCCATTTTATTGGTTTGTCAGCTATATCTACTTCAATTCCTAAATTTGAAATAATTTTAGCAAGTTTGTATAGCCCTGGAAGTTCTGTGAAATAATGAGTGGCATCAATTAAAGTTAAATTTAGGTGATATGCTAAAACCATTGTTTTATAAATTAAATCACCTGAGAGATAAACATCTGCATTCTTTTCATATGCTTTTTTAACAAGACGTTCATTGCTTAAACCAAAGCCTGAAACAATTGCCACATATTCTACAATTAAATTTTTATCAAAATTAACAACTTTAACATTATCTATTGATAATTTTTCTTTGATAAGTTTTATAAATTCTGGTAAAGAAACAGCTTTTATTTTGCAAAGTCTTCCTATTCCACTATCCTCATCCAAAACATCCTTTATTTCCATATTTAATGTTTCTGCAAGAGCATCACAAGCTCCGCCTTTTACCACATCCCAATTAGAATGTATAACATAAGCAGGTATTTCTGGCTTAGACAAAGGTGGATGATGAAGAATCAGAAGATCATATTTGTTTAATTTTTTTGTTGGGACATAATCCATTGAAACCAAAACTTTTTTTACTTCTAAATTTTCAAGATCTTTACCAATAAAACCAATTTTATCCCCATCAACTGCAAGATTTTTTGGAACAATTTCTTCTATTTTTTTAAATAATTCTTTGGCCTTCATTTTATCTCAATAACTTTAGATTTTATTTTTTTAATAAATTTTTCAATTACTTTATCGCAAGATACTGGCCTCAAAGAAGACACAATAAGCGCATGTTTTTTTAATTTTTTCATGAATTTGGTGAAGTTATTTTCTTTAAATAACATTCCCTCATAAAATTCAAATGGTGACATGCAATAAAGTACGCCTTCAACATCAAAAAAATAATTCATAACATTTTTTAAAACCTCAATTGTGAGTGTCATTGTTCCAGAAGTTTTACTTTGTAGTCCATAAGTATAAAGAAAAGCCTTGTATTTGGCATTGATACTATCTATCAATCTTTTTTTACTGCCGATTTTTCTTATTGTTTTATCACTTCCGTCTGATCGTGGATCCTCAATTATAAATGCTTTTGTATAAAATTTATTTAGATTTTCTATGCCACCAATACCAGTAGTGTCTATAATTAGATCCCATTTCTTCCTTAATCCATCTAAACCAATCTTAAATTCTATATTTTTTTCTACTAAATTTATAACCTGAGGATGGATATCAACTAAAGTAATCTCTGTATTTAAATTATTGGCTAAAAAAGAACCAGTAATGTATCCACCAATTATCAGACAATTTTTTGGTTTTAATTTTTTTTCTTTGAGCCACTTTATCACTGCTTTAGTTTTAACTTCACCAATATATTTTATTATATCATGAAATGTGTATTCAGAATAATATGTTTTTACTGTTGGTGTTATACCATTTTCAACTTTCATGTTTTTCATTGAGTCCTATTCTTTTTAATGCAGTAGTCATTTCATCTTTTACAGCTTTTTCAACACTTTTTTTGTGAATTATATGTGGTGGAGATAACGCTGCACTTAATATTCTACCTTTTGAATCCATGATAACTAACATTGAACCTGAACCAGGAACACCAAGCCTTCCTCTAGCAATAACTAAATCGCAGTCAACGATATCTAATGCCATTAATGCTTTACTTATTGCTGGTGTTCTATTTAGATCACATGCATCTGTGTAGAATTTAAGATGTTTTGCTTTTTGAATTCCAAATTTCTCTAATACTTCATTTATAGCTTTTACTTTCTCTTTTGTTTTATTTGGAACAACTATATTTTTTGCATTAAGAATATATTTTTGAATTTCCTTTACTTCTTTAATTTTATCTCCCTGTCTCCTGCCTTCCACAGATTCAACATATGCTTTTTTTATTAATTTTTCCATAGTCATGCGCATCTAACATGTAACTTCAGTTCAGGTTTTAAATGTAATTCTTTAATAACACGTATTACGTCATCTAAATTTCCAACCTCTGGTGATCCTACACCTTTAACATCATGAGGATAGTTATTGGGGATAACTGTGGCTAAATTGTCAGCACCTGCCATAAGTGAATATTTAACATTTTCTGGTCCGATAGTAGGAGTAGGTACAGTTATTCTTATTTCCGGGTACATCAACCTAGTTATCGCAATAGTTTTCATTTGTTCATGTAAAGGACAAGGAGGATGATTTTCCATAGGTGTTCCTTTATATGGATTGAAACCCATGATTGGTATTTCTCCTAAAGTTTTAAAGGTTTTTAAAAATTTTAAATGCATTAACCTATCATAATATGATTCACCAATGCCTATCAATAATCCTGAAGAAAGTTCAATATTGGCTTCTGATACTAGTTTACATACTTTAATTCTATCCTCAAGGTTTTCACCAGGCTTTAAATCTTTAAATAACTTCCTGTTTATAGTTTCCAAATTACAACAAATAGTGTCGGTATCATATTTTTTCAATTTTAAAATTGTTTCCTTATTAAGATCTGAACCAACATTTATCAATAATTCAAGTGACGTGTTTTCCTTGACAATTTTGGCTGCCTTGACAGCCTGGGAACCACCATAACCATGTGCACCTGAACAGCTAACTCTTGGAATTCCTGATTTCTCTATTTTTTTTGCTGCTTCCAATATTTCATCATCAGTTTTATGAAATGGATGATAATAACCTTCTGGTGAAGTTCCTGCAGCGAAACCACAATATTTACATTTTGGAGAAATCTGACATATATTTGTGATGTGAATTGTTGAAGTTAATTTGATTGAATCCTTATATCTATCTCTAAGCTCAGAAGCAGTGTACATCAGTTCCTTGAAATCATTAGAATTCTTAATTTTAAACAATTTTAAAATTTCACAATCACTCAATTTTTTTTCTTTTAAAGCTTTTTTTAAAATGCTCTTAATCATCATCTTAGCATCACGGCTTTAAAAAATTATTCTGTTATTATTATGAATTCACCGACTTTTTCGACCCTGTGGAATGGAATGTAAAGATAATCTCCCCTTCTTTTTGCCCCTCTCAAATTTACGTTCTTTTTATCTTTTTCAACTTTAACAACAATGTCTGTTATTTTACCGGTTTTATCATTTATTATAATTTCTTCAAGGTCTCCAAGAATTCGAGCATTATTTGTGGCTACTCTATAGCCCCTAATTTCACTCCAAATTTTTTCTTCACTTTTAATTTTTGTTTTTTCCACCATTAAAACCACCAAATTTTTTGAGAAATTCAAGATCTTCAGGAGTATTGATATTCAATGCAAGTTCCAAAAGTGGAAGTTCTAACTTTTTTTCATCTTGTTTTTTATTTACAGCTTTTAATAAATTTAACCCTATTGGTATTTGTTCAGTGTTATATGGAGGGGGAATTAGCCCATATTTTTTGTAAATACTTCGTGGTACAACAACGGTTAAAGCCGGTTTATCACTTTTTTCATAAATATCTATGATCATGTTTATTGTTTTGGGTTTTACCAATGGCAAATCAGCGTTTATTACAAGTAATGTATCTCTTTTTGGAATCTTTGTAATTACATATCTTAAATCATTTACATAACCCTTTCCAGGTGTCACTATTACTCTATATCCTCTTTTTTTTATGTATTCTGTAGTTTTAGGTGTATGGACACTTGTTGCAACTATTATTTCCTTTACTCTATCAACTTTTTCTAAACATTCTATCACATGTTGTATCATTGGTTTACCATTTATATTTATGAGGGGCTTTTCTTTGAAAGATTTAAGAGATTTAAGGCGTGTTCCTTTACCGCCAGCCATCACTAAAGCCTTTAAAAATTTTAGCTAAACCCCCTCCAGATTGTTTCTTTTTATGATATTTTAATCTTTCTGCAAGTATACATCTATCTCCACGATTACCTCCTATTGGTATACGTGGTGTCCCTAAAGAATTCATACATCTAGCCATCATGGCAGCTCCAAGTGCTAAACCATCAGAAACAAATACACAATCTTCAAAATAATCGTTAACATATTCAAGAATTAATTCAGGTTTTTTACCTGTTATACCAGCCCTACCTGTTACTCCCAAAACTGAGCCATCTTCAATTATGTCTTCATTAACAGCTTCTTCCACTAATCTTTTAGCTATTAGTGCACTTACATAATCAATTGTTCCAAATAAAAGCTCTAAACCATCATTTTCATAAATTTCTTTTCCAAGTTCTGATAGTTTATGGAATTTGCTTCCATTTTTTCCTACATCACACCCGATAAGAACTGTTCCAGCATTTTCTGCAGCTTTTGGGTCTACAGGTACAGTACCAAATCTACTTCTACTTTTTGGAACTTTTCTTATGTCTATATATTTGTGGACTTCTTCTGCATATTCTTGTGCTTTTTCTGCATCATATTTACCTTTTGTAGCTTTTACATCTAATACTGCACCTAGTTTTTTATCAACAAGATTAGTACCCTTTATTATGGCATCTGGTATTGCACCAGCCAATCCACAGAAATTTCCAACAGTTTTAGCATATGGTTTTTCACTATTTACAATTCTCCCAGCTAGTGTAGTACCAAAATCCATTGATACACAAGGATTACGAAAATCAACGTCAGTCCATTTGGCACCAAGCTTTATTCCAGCAGTTACAAGTTCTCCTTCCATTTCATTTGCAACCACTTCTCTACCAGTAGGAGGAAGTACTCCAGCTACTGCACCATCAAATGCTATCTTATCTAACAAACTATAATCTTGAAATTCTTTAGGTAAATTTTCCAATGATAATGCAGGTGTCATTCTTGCTGGAGGAATGCCTGCCTTTAAACAACCCTCTGCCAATGCTTTTATCATTTTTCCAACTTCTTCTGGAGATGCAAAACCAGCTGTGACACCTGTAGATCTCACTACAAAGTGAATATCTTTTTTTATGTCTAATTTAGCTCTTTTTGCAGATTCATGTATAGTATCCTTGACCAAATCTGCCACAGATTCTTTTGTAAGTTCAACACCCCAAATTGTTTTCCCAAAAACCTTTTCACCGGGTTTTGGAGGTCTAACGTCCCGTGTCATTTTAACAGTTTTATCTAATAAATACGTTCTACTTGTTCTGAGGTTTGTAGCTGTTATTATGCATTTGGTCGTTGTGTTTCCTAACTCTACTGATGCAACAATGTAATGTACATCTGGCTCCATTGAATATCCAGAACCAACAGTTTTTTTAATAAAAGAAGTAGATTTTATTTCTTCTATTGTTTTATATTTACTTTTTGCCATAATTGGTTTAGGTCCAAACAATCTTTTTAAAAATGACAAAAAATTACCTCCAAAAAACAGAAAATAAAAATTAATTAAAAAAATAAAAAAATTAGAGAAGCTTAAAGAATGGATGCTCTTCAATAGGTTCAGTGCCTATATCTTTTACAGCTTCTGCTATAAATACATCACACATAGCACATGCTGGGAATGCCATCTTAGCGTTTTCTATTGGACCATATAATACGAAATCTCCACCTGCCATCTGTTGAATTAAATTAGATCCAACGTCACATATTGGCCATGCTTCTTTATGTTCTTTCCTGTATTCTCGTAGCCAATCCCATGCAGATGGCACGTTATGAATACCACTTCCAACTGGGTATCCCCATTTACTTTTGGCAACATATGTTGTTCTTATAGCGTTTCCAGCTCCTTGACCAAGAGGTGTTACTGCAACATCCAACAATGGTTTATCAATACCACATTCTTCTGCAATTTCTAAAAGTCCTTTATCTAATGCATCTCCACCATTTTCCCATATTGCGATTTTGCCTTCAACACTAGGATCCATTGCATTAAATCCAAGGACAATTGATGCTGATACATCAGTTTCTTTTAGTGCATCAAATTCTTTTTCTTCTCCTGACATGTTAATTGAATTATAAATAGCGCGATCTGCTACTCCTATTTCATCTACATACTTTGCACCAGCTATTCTAGCATCAGCTGATGTTGAATCTATAAGAAATGGTACGTCTGTGACATCTGCAACAAATTCTAAGTATTTAACTATTGCATCTTCTGTTGCACCAAAAACTTGTACAAGATGGGGATTTCCTGTTGTGTCAGACATCTCTTCTTGGATCTTTATTAGTTCTTCTGCCTTATCCTTATCGAATACACCTTTTTTCTCATCTTCAATGATGCTATGACCACCATAAAATATAGTTCCAGCTAATACTGTTGGATATTCACCAGGTTGTCCACCAATTTTTACTCCTGCGATATCAAGAACAATTTGTTCTTTATCAAATCTAAACATGTTGATTAAACCTCCTTTAACTTTTTTAAATTCTAAGTAATAATCTCACTGCTGGAAGTGCAAAGAAAATTATTAAAATTATTATACCTAAGATAACACCATAAGCTATTCCAATGTCTCTGCCAATTTGTTGTCCTAACCTTTCAAAATATTCTCCAGCTGCAAAGTCAACTTTCTTTTCCATTTCATCAAGTCTTTCATCTATTTTATTGTATTCATCTACTGAGACTAATACACGAGGTATTGTGGTTCCTTCATCATCATTATTTGTCAATATATCATCCTCCTAAAGCTCTAAAAACGGCGACAATACCTATTAAAATTACAGCAAGTAAAATACCATAGATCAATCCAGGAATTCTTGTTTGTATTAATCCTGAAAATACTCTTCCTTCTCTTGCAATCAACTGAACCCTATAGCAAATATCATCTGTTGTTTTTTTCACGCCTTTAATATTTGGTTTATTAGATAATGATATTGCCAAGAAATACACCCCCTCAAATTAGAAGTATAAATCCTATTAAAAGTGTAAGTGCAAGACCTATACCAGTACCTTGAATTTTTCCTGCATACATTCCTGCCCACATTCTCTGTATTCCTCCGACCATCATTATTTGTGTCTGCATATCTCTAATTCTTGCTTCAATTAAAGCTGTCTCTGGTGAAATTGGATTTATTTTCTCTGCTTCCCCTTCTTCTTCCTCTTCTTCAACCTTTACTACCATTGCTTCCTCTTCAAAAGCCCCTGGATCCTTCTCTATGCATTCCTTAACCTTTTCCTTTATCTGATCAGCATCCTCAACATCTATCAAATCAACAATCTCAACCTGTTTCTGGAATCTCTCCAATGCTTCCTCTGGTAAATTCTCTATGTAAGGTATTGCTCCCTTTGCACCAATTATCTTCTTTTTATCATCAACGCCATTCTTATGTAGTGCTTTTATACTTTGTCCAGTTATATGCCCTTGAACCTCTGAACCACATAAAACTAGGAATCTTATGTTTGGATTTGAGATTATATTTGCTATTACCTTCTCTATTCCTAAATTCTCTGTCTTGCAAGGCCCAGCTATTGCAGCTCCTGCATCTATTGGTATATCTTCTATATGTGATGCTAATGTTACTGCTGCAACAGGACTTTCAGGATCTCCAACAATATAATCTCCACTAACTACTGGCCATCCTTCTGCTGGTTCTTTTTTCTCAGCCAAAATCATACACCTCCAAATTTAAGTAAAATTAAAGCGAAAACTATCAATCCAAATACAAATCCATATATCATGTTTGTAATTTTTCCCTGAGTTATATAGATACCTTCTCTTCCTGGATATGACTCTGGAGGAATTGTATTGGGATCTAAAGAATTATAAAGATTATCCACAGCCACCTCCAATTTATCCAACTCTTTATTTAAATCGTCCATTGAAAGAACAATTACATCTCTTCCAAGTGCAGTACTAATGACACCAGCTGATGGATCCAAAGCTAAATTAAATTCAGGTGCTACATGAATGAAAGGAAGCATTTCCATTTTTATACAACCTCCAAGTGTTTTATAATCTATTGTTCTTCTTCAGGCCACCAGCCTGTTCTTTGTACTATTGTGTTCTCGAATACATCCTTGACAAACATTTTCATAGATATTGCCCAGCCAACAGCTGCAACTAGTGAAATTAGCCACCAATATGGATTCTTTATTATGGAGAGTATGCCTACAATTGCCATCATTGCAAATCCTGCTGCTAATGCACATTTCAATGTTCTGTATTGATCTTCATTTGGACCTAAGCAGGCATTAAATGGATGTTGAATTGCCATTGCACACATAAAGTATAAGGCAGGCATATAACCTGTGAGAAGTGTTGGATTAAGTAATCCTGACCCTGTCATTAAATAACTACCTGCTATAGCTGATGAAAATGCTAAAACAGATAACACACTAGCTCCAGCTAACTCTGTCGTACATTGTACAAATATAGGTATTTCCATTTTTATGAAAACTCTACCTACAATTCCAGAAACTGCACCTATGATTAATGCAATTATTAAAGCTGCAATAGGTGCTAATAATGAAGGTATCGCTTTAGATAGTAGTGGAACTGAGACACCCATTATAGTTGATAATAAACCTACCGCACCTAACATTGCTCCAATTGATGGTACTCCAGTACCTAATCCGTAACTTGCAACCCTTCTTACTGCATCGGCACCCCAGAAAATTGCACATACACCACCAAGACCTGCAATTACAGGACCAACCACTGGAATACCTGAAAGATAAATTCCTATTAAACCACCTATTGTTCCAAAAGCTATCAAACGAATAGGTGGTATTTCTACCTCAGCCACTTTAGTAGGCGCACCATGTCCACCAGTAGCGGGTGCTACCATTAAAATGCACCTCCTTTAGCAATTATTAGTGTTAATATAGCTATCACAAATGATACTATTAAACTACCTACAATTCCACGAGGTAAACGGTGTATTTTAGGATCCCAAAGTCCTTCTGTTGTACCTCCAATGTTATAGGATGCTAAAACTGCATTAACAAAGAACATTCCAAGAGCATATGCCACAGCAATTGCTTTAGCACCAAGATCTCCAAAATATGGTATTGTCACTAAAGCATGATATAATGCCCAATATACTAATGCTCCACCAACTCCACCAAGGAAAGCTCCCATGGCTCCACTTATGTAAGCTGATGTAGGTGCTCCATGTCCTTCTGTACCTGGTGTAACATATTTCTCTTGATTCCAACCAGTAATTGGATCTTTTTTTCTCTTAGCAATTGTTGGCACTGATCCAATACCATACACAAGACAAATGTTTGTGAAAAGTCCTGTCAACGTAATCATGACTGATGCACCAATGCCTCCTGCAAGTAGAATCATCCAGAGAGGTTTTTTCAATGCCATTCCTGCAACAATTAAACCTGTCATTGATGCACCAGCTGCAAGTTGGGTTGTACCTGTTGGTATTCCTGAAGATGTTGCCATTGCTCCTGATGCTCCACCAACAGGTACTAAATGAACTCCAGCAAAAACAGACATTCCACCTAGAGTTAAAGCTGCAACCAAAGTTATAGGATCTATCAATTTACTCCCTCCTGTATGGTCCATACTTTTCTCTTGCATGTTTTTCTAATCTATTATTTATTACTATCAACAATATTACGAAAAGAAATGCTGCAAGTATACTCCATTTTTCAAACACTATATCGAACCAAAATGTGAAAAGCACTATTAATCCAAATGCCATTCCTGTTATAGGAGATCCATATTTAACTGTGAAATTACCTACTTCCATAGGACTTCTAGCTCCAAGCACTCCCTTTCTTGTTATATCTCCATGACTAGCTACTGGTATTCCTCCTCCAAATTTTTTATGTACGAACTCCGCTTCTGCTCCATAGTATACATCGCCAACTGCTGAACCTATTGCACCTATAGTCATTCCCCATATCATCCCAATGACAGGTATTGGGAATGGATGTGCAAATCCCTTTACAGGTAAAGTCATTAAGTATGCTACTCCAGTTATACAGAAAAATACTATAAATGCATGTCCAGCTATTGGTCCTAAGTTCTCTGTTAACATATCTAAAAATACTGGTTGATTAAAAGTAGCTGATCCAGATACTCTACCTAAATATGCAGTTGTTGAATATGCTAACCATATAAGTGTTGTAATTGCTGCACCTATTGCCAGTGCAATAACTGCAGGAAGATGTAGATATAACATTGCAACTGTTATTGCCCCAGATACTCCACAAAATGTACCATATGCAAATGGTTCTCCAGCTATTGCCTTATTAAAAAATCTATGTAAATTACCCATCTGCGGTGCTAACTGTACTTGTGAATTTGGGTTACTTTGTGATCCTATATTGGTCTCTACATCCTCAATTGTTTGTCCTATAATTGCAGAAGCTGTTGTAAGTGCCAAAATACCTAAACTAGCCACTGCGGGGTCCATATCATTCCTCCTTTTAACTTTATTAACTAAGTTATTACTTACTAATTCTTTAAAAAGTTTTCGGAAAAAATAGAAAAGAAAAAATCAAAAAATTTTGAATTATGTTAAGAATTTATTTACCAGCAGGCCTTATTAAGTCTCTTTCACCCTCTGGCTCAAATTCACGTAATGCTCCTTTAGCAAATTCGCCACGTGGATTTGTCCAATCGAATGGTAGATTGTCATCTGCAAATGCAACTTTAACCAATGGATTTAGACAATAGGCATCTCCTCTTGCAATATGTGCTGCCTGAACTATACCTGCATATTCTCCTAGATGACCAACATTCATTGCATAGTTTGGATAGTTAGGTCCACGTAGTTCAGCTGGTAATCCTTCATCACTTCTAATTGAATATGTGTTTGCAGCTCCACATTGGTCTTGTAAGTCATAGCCATAGAATCCTAGTCTTGCATGACATTCTTTATGTAGTATTTGTGATAAGTACCAACCACTTAATCCTGCTTGAGCATTGCCTGCTGCAAAGGCTGTTGAACATCCAGATGCAGCTGCAGCAATCGCTGCTCTTTGTGAACCTCCAAAGTGATCTTCCATTAATGTTGGATATTCTTCATATTGTTCAAGACTGTAAAGTGTAACTTCGGTTGCTACATCAAGTATTGTGTCGAAATCATGTGGTGCCTCTGCTAGTCCACCATATTTGTCTTCTACGTATTCTTTACCATAGTATGTGAAATCATCAAGTATGTTGTCGGTATACGATGCTGTAGCATATTGTGTGAATCCTACTCCACCTGACATGTAAGATCCTAGCCATATTTGGTCATATAGCATTGCTCCAGAAGCTACTACATCTAATGCCACTCTCACAGGGTCTTCATAATGTACTCTGCTACTCTGGACAATGTCTGCTAGAAATCCAAATGGTACTCCTCCTGGTTCATTTTCACCTCTAGCTCTTCTAACAGGTAGAAATGTACCTAAATGTATAACTTCTGCATGTTTTGCAGCATATGCGAAATCTGCCGTTGCAGCTTCTCCAGCAGCTTGTTTATATGCAGAAATCATTGACATTCCTATTTGCATTGCTGACCATCTTGATGTAGTTGCACCATCACAAGTTCTAGAAACTATTGTTGGAATTCTAACTGCTTGCCATATAGAATCTCCAATAGCTTTTTTCAATTGCTCAGCTTGGTGTTCTGGGAACTGTTTGTTTATATCTATTAAATAACAGGATTCTATTTCATCTGCTAATTCATCGTTACCTGTAAATACTT
Coding sequences within:
- a CDS encoding ABC transporter related protein (COGs: COG0396 ABC-type transport system involved in Fe-S cluster assembly ATPase component~InterPro IPR003439: IPR003593~KEGG: mth:MTH1149 ABC transporter subunit Ycf16~PFAM: ABC transporter related~SMART: AAA ATPase~SPTR: O27217 ABC transporter subunit Ycf16~PFAM: ABC transporter~TIGRFAM: FeS assembly ATPase SufC), producing the protein MLLEINDLVVEVNGKRILNGVDLYIGKGETHVLLGPNGAGKSTLFLTILGFPEYKVVRGEILFKGKDITNLNTTERAKMGIGVAFQNPPAIRGVRLIDLLKIESGCSLDEKLDPKIYRFATKLKFNKDFLSRDVNLGFSGGEMKRSEILQLLAQNPEFIMLDEPDSGVDIENVEILAEMINKLLEKDKKPSKRKKAGLIITHLGYILNFVKAEIAHVLLDGKIVCSGCPDEILEDIRKEGFEGCKKCYET
- a CDS encoding Protein of unknown function UPF0254 (COGs: COG4016 conserved hypothetical protein~InterPro IPR009625~KEGG: mhu:Mhun_0230 hypothetical protein~PFAM: Protein of unknown function UPF0254~SPTR: Q2FR48 Putative uncharacterized protein~PFAM: Uncharacterised protein family (UPF0254)), which gives rise to MIRVATAECFTHGKIGREIHAFAQGYPLNYDWSIKREDYKISLVAALFIPTISGLKTILKIKPLTPDHVLGDIKVYNEKSDKKMALKMAKSIKRITNADIGIGTTAGVGRGGIAIVTNKSEIITDSGVHADLRFSEPKKILERQAHGIKRCLKLFEKVLIDEFK
- a CDS encoding conserved hypothetical protein (COGs: COG4015 dinucleotide-utilizing protein of the ThiF/HesA family~InterPro IPR012028~KEGG: mth:MTH1147 hypothetical protein~SPTR: O27215 Conserved protein), producing the protein MNISELEKLKNPKGKVTIVGLGRLGIRIALNLIEVHRGGPVIIKAIDGQKISEEDFIFRMLGGKIGEYKTEFLKRLPCSKKIETMPCYVSKDNLEIIDGDVVCITIAGGNTIPITAKIIKKAHEIGAYTISTMGVFGIGEEEIKVFNIEDAPENPIVLGLRNEGIKKNHILVGTGKLIKDWEPITPYVLDRIANVITANILKLLRKKLDD
- a CDS encoding protein of unknown function DUF34 (COGs: COG0327 conserved hypothetical protein~InterPro IPR002678~KEGG: mhu:Mhun_0228 hypothetical protein~PFAM: protein of unknown function DUF34~SPTR: Q2FPY1 Putative uncharacterized protein~PFAM: NIF3 (NGG1p interacting factor 3)~TIGRFAM: dinuclear metal center protein, YbgI/SA1388 family) translates to MKAKELFKKIEEIVPKNLAVDGDKIGFIGKDLENLEVKKVLVSMDYVPTKKLNKYDLLILHHPPLSKPEIPAYVIHSNWDVVKGGACDALAETLNMEIKDVLDEDSGIGRLCKIKAVSLPEFIKLIKEKLSIDNVKVVNFDKNLIVEYVAIVSGFGLSNERLVKKAYEKNADVYLSGDLIYKTMVLAYHLNLTLIDATHYFTELPGLYKLAKIISNLGIEVDIADKPIKWDIL
- a CDS encoding Protein of unknown function DUF1188 (COGs: COG4017 conserved hypothetical protein~InterPro IPR009573~KEGG: mth:MTH1145 hypothetical protein~PFAM: Protein of unknown function DUF1188~SPTR: Q50524 Putative uncharacterized protein~PFAM: Protein of unknown function (DUF1188)) — encoded protein: MKNMKVENGITPTVKTYYSEYTFHDIIKYIGEVKTKAVIKWLKEKKLKPKNCLIIGGYITGSFLANNLNTEITLVDIHPQVINLVEKNIEFKIGLDGLRKKWDLIIDTTGIGGIENLNKFYTKAFIIEDPRSDGSDKTIRKIGSKKRLIDSINAKYKAFLYTYGLQSKTSGTMTLTIEVLKNVMNYFFDVEGVLYCMSPFEFYEGMLFKENNFTKFMKKLKKHALIVSSLRPVSCDKVIEKFIKKIKSKVIEIK